From the Funiculus sociatus GB2-C1 genome, the window TTCCAAATTAAAAGTTTTGTCTTGGTTCATTTTAAGCAGAAATGGCGTCAGCTATTGAGCTAACGCCATTCAATTCATTTCCACAGTTGTTAATCCAAGCCGAAAGATTTAATCGTCGTCGTCATCGTCATCGTGTTTGCGGTGATGTCCATGCTTACGATCGTCATCATCGTCATCATCATCGCGATCGCGATATTCACCGCGATGTTTGTACTCGCGATCGCCATCGTCATCATCATCATCATTATCGCGATCGCGATATCTGTAATTGCGATCACCATCGTCATCATCATCATCGCGTTTGCGATATTCCCTGTCATCATTACGATAGCGATCGCGTTCTCTATATTCTCTGTCATTATCGTGATCGCGTTCGCGATATTCCCTGTCATCATTACGATAGCGATCGCGTTCTCTATCTTCCCTGTCGCGATCGCCTCCTTCCCGGTTCACACCTGGTATATTTCTAAATAGATCGCCTATTCCCATAACTCCCTCCTAAAATCGCTTTCTTGAATCTTTCCTACTCAAACGATTTCAACTCTACTTAGTAGTTTGTCATAGCATTTTTACCGATATCTCTTCCAACAGATATAGATTCCCATCTATAGGAATCTTTGCAACTTTGCTTAATAATATAAATAATTAAAGTTTGTATACTTATCCTCAATTAGTGCGATACATCTTTAGGATCATGGCATTGCCATGCCTCTACCAAACGTTAGAACCGCAATATATTCCACCTAACTGAGAAACGCTATACTCTCTCAATTTTATAATTTTCTATTTTCAATTCAATAATTGCTTTATGGGAATAATAATTTCCACTTTAACCTAAAAGTTGTTAACTTATTTACATCCACCTTAAAGCATATTTTTGATGTCATTTGAACTCTTCCATCGTCTCATTGCTGCTTTCTCTAAGTTACCCAACGCCTCAGCTTGGCTATATTCAGCTGCACTGGTAGTCATATATGCCTTAATTTCTTTACCCATTGGATTGAAGCTGGGCTTTCTAAAAATTGAGGTACAAACCTCGTGGGAGATTGTTATCGGTGTCATAGCAAAATGTCTGCTGTTTCCTGCGATAACAGAAGAGGTATTTTTTCGCGTTTTACTCCTCCCTCATCCCGCAGAAAATGCTTCAACAGTTACTCTGTGGTTCTGGGGATGTATCAGCTTGGTAGCTTTTATTGTTTATCATCCCCTCAATGCTTTAACCTTTTATCCAGAGGGACTCAAAACTTTTTTTGATCCGGTTTTTCTACTCTTAGCTGCACTTCTTGGAATTATCTGTACTCTTGCCTATTTCCAGAGTGGTTCTCTGTGGACTCCGGTAATGATTCACTGGCTGGTTGTAGTTGTATGGATACTTCTATTAGGTGGGTTTAGTAGGTTACAGTCATTAGTCAGTTAGAAGGTTGGGTGACTAAGGGCTAATAACTAATAATTAACAAATTTTTTGTTTTAACCCCTAGACTTCAAGCATTTTTTTCTGATATACTGATTTTGATGAGGAAGAACTAGGCTGCAATATTTTTTTGAATCGGATTTTCATTATCTAAATATACATCAAAGAGCGCCACGAAAGAGTAATTTAGAATACCTTAATTTAAAAAAATCATAAATTACTATCACCTAGATTGTTGGCGAATTTGTAGTATTGCTTGGCGGAAACCGAGGACAATCAAAATATTAGAAAGCGTCAAGAAAACTTCTGCACCACCGTGCAACAAATCGACATTTGCTAAGGACTCTCCATAGGCAACTTTGGCGTAAATTCCAGCGGGAATGGTGACACCAACAAAAACCAATGTCATGTAGAAGCCAATTAAGGCTAATCGTGGCATTTGTCTGCTACGGGTGAGAAACCAGAGAAAGCCTAAGTAGGGAAATAAAGAAAGTGCAAAAAGGGTTTCTTTAGAAATCATTATTTTGATTTTTTAGGGGCGATGGTGAATTGTTTTGATTAACGGGTAGGGCGGAGTTAGCAACTCGTGATGTGCGCCAAATCCACCAGCCAGCTGCTAAGAGGGTGAAGTTACCAACCAGCGTCATCGCCGCTTGGAGGGTGACAATCCAATCTAGGGATTCGGGGTTGTCGAAAAAGTGCCAGGTGCAGGCACACATGGCGCTGACTAAAGCTGGTAGCATGGCAAAGGACAACGCCCACCACGCCCGGTTGCGAGTAATTTCGCCGTAAGTCCAGATTAGCCAAATGGCGGCGATCCACTCAATGACGCTGGAGACGTGAATAATCCAAGTGGGAATTGAGAGTGCGTGCATGGAAGATTGGGGATTGGGGATTGGGGATTGGGGATTGGGGATTGGGGATTGGGGAAGAAAAATTAATCCTAGATTGGAAACTGGGGACTGGGGATTGGGGGCTGGGGAAGAAAAATTAATTCAGTTTAAAATTTTTCGCTTCTAGCTACTAGCTTTTACTATCCTACAGCTCAGGTTTGCTGGTAAAGTTTCAGCATGGAAAAGATTCGAGCAGT encodes:
- a CDS encoding polyribonucleotide nucleotidyltransferase, whose product is MGIGDLFRNIPGVNREGGDRDREDRERDRYRNDDREYRERDHDNDREYRERDRYRNDDREYRKRDDDDDDGDRNYRYRDRDNDDDDDDGDREYKHRGEYRDRDDDDDDDDRKHGHHRKHDDDDDDD
- a CDS encoding CPBP family glutamic-type intramembrane protease, which codes for MSFELFHRLIAAFSKLPNASAWLYSAALVVIYALISLPIGLKLGFLKIEVQTSWEIVIGVIAKCLLFPAITEEVFFRVLLLPHPAENASTVTLWFWGCISLVAFIVYHPLNALTFYPEGLKTFFDPVFLLLAALLGIICTLAYFQSGSLWTPVMIHWLVVVVWILLLGGFSRLQSLVS
- a CDS encoding DUF3593 domain-containing protein, which encodes MISKETLFALSLFPYLGFLWFLTRSRQMPRLALIGFYMTLVFVGVTIPAGIYAKVAYGESLANVDLLHGGAEVFLTLSNILIVLGFRQAILQIRQQSR
- a CDS encoding DUF2499 domain-containing protein encodes the protein MHALSIPTWIIHVSSVIEWIAAIWLIWTYGEITRNRAWWALSFAMLPALVSAMCACTWHFFDNPESLDWIVTLQAAMTLVGNFTLLAAGWWIWRTSRVANSALPVNQNNSPSPLKNQNNDF